The nucleotide window TCAGCGTATGCTAAAGTATAATCGAGATCTTTTATTCTGTTAATAATATCGTTTAGAGCGTTTCTTTCTAGATATTCTTTTCCAACATCTTTAGGATAAAATACGAAGACGTCTATATCTGTATCTTGTCTTAGCCAAGTTCCTTTCCTAAATGATCCCTCGACCTCGAAATCTAATTTATTTAACCTTTCCCTAATGATTTCCAATACTTTTTCTATTCCTTTTTTGTCTTCTTCAGTGGGTTTTATTATCTTCAGTACTTCCTCCTCTATCAATTGAACTCACTTCAAATAGTTTATCATATATTGGACCTTTTGGAGTTAACGTGCTTTTAAAGAGAACAACATTATTAACTTCAAAGGTTCCAATATCCACGTTCATATTCTCGTTAATCGTATTTATGAGGTTGCTAATGGAGTTGTAGCTTTTTACCCTGCCTATTGTTAAATGTGGTGAGAAATCCTTATCGTCTTCTGGTCTAATTTTTCGCTTTAATAGCTCGTTAAGTATATAAGATCTAATCTGTCTAAGCTGTTGTTGGCCCTCAACGATTCCAACCCAAACTACTCTTGGTCTTGTTAAATTTGGAAATGCCCCTAAACCTTTTAGTGTAACTTTAAATTTATTGAATTTTAACCCACTCATTGAATCTTTCACTTCTTCTACTCTATCCTCTCTAACTTCGCCTAGGAATAATAGTGTAATGTGAATGTTATATGGTTCGACCAATTTTATGTCGGCTCCTGCATTTTTTACTATCTCGAATATTTCAAGCAGTTTTGGGGATTGCGGTACTTCTATGCCTATAAAGAGCCTCATAATTTTTAAACCTCTATAATGAGTTATTTGGTGGTCACAATTAAAGTCATTCTAATTACTGGAATGCCAGGATCTGGAAAAAGTGAATTTGCAAAGCTGTTGAAGGAAAGGGGAGCAAAGGTTATAGTGATGAGTGATGTAGTAAGGAAGAGATACTCCATTGAGGCTAAACCTGGAGAGAGGTTAATGGATTTTGCAAAGAGGTTAAGGGAAATTTATGGAGACGGTGTGGTTGCAAGACTTTGTGTTGAGGAATTGGGAACTAGTAACCATGATCTAGTAGTGTTTGATGGCGTGAGGAGTTTGGCAGAAGTTGAGGAGTTTAAAAGGCTTTTAGGTGACAGTGTTTACATTGTGGCAGTTCACTCTCCGCCTAAGATAAGATATAAGAGGATGATTGAGAGGTTAAGGAGTGATGACTCTAAGGAGATTTCTGAGTTGATAAGAAGGGATAGGGAGGAATTGAAATTGGGTATCGGAGAAGTAATAGCTATGGCAGATTATATTATAACTAATGATTCAAACTACGAGGAATTTAAGAGACGCTGTGAAGAAGTGACAGATAGAGTGTTAAAAAATGGTTAAAGTTATGGTAGTCGCAGAGGTTAGACCTTCAGAGGACGTAAATAAGGTTCTTTCAGCAATTTCAAACTTCTTTGATTTTGAAAAAATGAATACGAGAAAGGAAGGAATTATTGATAT belongs to Saccharolobus solfataricus and includes:
- the thpR gene encoding RNA 2',3'-cyclic phosphodiesterase, whose translation is MRLFIGIEVPQSPKLLEIFEIVKNAGADIKLVEPYNIHITLLFLGEVREDRVEEVKDSMSGLKFNKFKVTLKGLGAFPNLTRPRVVWVGIVEGQQQLRQIRSYILNELLKRKIRPEDDKDFSPHLTIGRVKSYNSISNLINTINENMNVDIGTFEVNNVVLFKSTLTPKGPIYDKLFEVSSIDRGGSTEDNKTH
- a CDS encoding nucleoside monophosphate kinase, with the translated sequence MSYLVVTIKVILITGMPGSGKSEFAKLLKERGAKVIVMSDVVRKRYSIEAKPGERLMDFAKRLREIYGDGVVARLCVEELGTSNHDLVVFDGVRSLAEVEEFKRLLGDSVYIVAVHSPPKIRYKRMIERLRSDDSKEISELIRRDREELKLGIGEVIAMADYIITNDSNYEEFKRRCEEVTDRVLKNG